In one Alkalinema sp. FACHB-956 genomic region, the following are encoded:
- a CDS encoding DUF4870 domain-containing protein has translation MHSHQDRTKQKLLCIVSHGAGLLTFSIVSISIPIVILLLSEDYIVQENAKEAVNFQLTFFIYGIIVGILCLVLIGFLALIPLIILNVILPILAIVGCAANPDRPFRYPFVLHLL, from the coding sequence ATGCATAGTCACCAAGACCGCACCAAACAAAAGTTACTTTGCATTGTCAGCCATGGCGCAGGGTTGCTGACTTTTTCGATCGTGTCGATTTCCATTCCGATCGTCATTTTACTTTTGTCTGAAGATTATATTGTGCAGGAAAATGCTAAGGAAGCGGTCAATTTTCAACTGACCTTTTTTATCTACGGCATTATTGTTGGAATTCTGTGTCTTGTATTAATCGGTTTTTTAGCACTGATTCCGTTGATTATCTTAAACGTGATTTTGCCCATTCTCGCGATCGTGGGTTGTGCGGCTAATCCCGATCGGCCCTTCCGGTATCCCTTTGTCTTGCATTTGCTGTAG
- the argJ gene encoding bifunctional ornithine acetyltransferase/N-acetylglutamate synthase: protein MADWQMITGGVTAPKGFRAAGITAGLKPSGLPDLALIVSDVDAIAAGVFTTSCVRAACVDYCRQRLKAKHYARAILCNAGQANAGTGQQGLEDAIESAQLLAQALEISPNAVLLASTGVIGQRIKMEGLRSGIPNVVAALSETGSDSAAKAITTTDLVTKSIALETRIADRPVRIGGIAKGSGMIHPNMATMLAFITCDAAVAPHLWQEMLHRAADKSFNQITVDGDTSTNDSLIALANGQSRTPVITEMGPEAEKLEAMLTEVCTYLAQSIARDGEGATCLIEVQVTGASSDSAARQIARTIAGSSLTKSAIFGRDPNWGRIAGAAGRAGVPFNQEELSIWLGEFCLMENGQPLAFDRAGANAYLVQQANASISPLAGKSVVSTENSNELLVLEGNYPTVFDREAASIQFVNHPVIIRVRVGEGSGQGKAWGCDLSYDYVKINAEYTT from the coding sequence CCCTCAGGGTTACCTGATTTGGCACTGATTGTGTCGGATGTGGATGCGATCGCGGCGGGAGTGTTTACCACCAGTTGTGTGAGGGCTGCCTGTGTGGACTACTGCCGTCAACGCCTCAAAGCGAAACATTACGCCCGTGCCATTCTGTGTAATGCGGGACAGGCTAATGCGGGCACGGGGCAACAGGGTCTGGAAGACGCGATCGAAAGTGCGCAATTGCTGGCCCAAGCCCTAGAGATTTCACCGAACGCGGTTCTGTTGGCCTCGACGGGCGTGATTGGCCAGCGGATTAAGATGGAAGGCTTGCGATCGGGAATTCCCAACGTCGTTGCAGCACTGAGCGAAACTGGATCCGATAGTGCAGCCAAGGCGATTACGACCACGGATTTAGTTACGAAGTCGATCGCCCTGGAAACTCGGATTGCCGATCGCCCCGTGCGAATTGGGGGAATTGCCAAGGGTTCCGGCATGATCCATCCCAATATGGCAACGATGCTGGCTTTCATTACCTGCGATGCGGCTGTGGCTCCCCACCTGTGGCAGGAAATGCTCCATCGCGCGGCGGATAAGAGCTTCAACCAAATCACGGTGGATGGGGATACCAGTACCAATGATTCCCTGATCGCCCTAGCCAATGGCCAATCTCGCACGCCGGTCATCACTGAAATGGGACCGGAAGCAGAGAAATTGGAAGCCATGCTGACGGAGGTTTGTACCTATTTAGCGCAGTCGATCGCGCGGGATGGGGAAGGGGCAACCTGCTTGATCGAAGTTCAAGTGACCGGGGCCAGCAGTGATTCGGCGGCGCGACAAATTGCCCGCACGATCGCCGGATCTTCCCTAACCAAGTCTGCGATTTTTGGCCGGGATCCGAACTGGGGACGCATTGCGGGGGCGGCAGGACGCGCCGGAGTGCCCTTTAACCAAGAGGAGCTTAGCATTTGGTTAGGGGAGTTTTGCCTGATGGAAAATGGACAACCCTTAGCCTTCGATCGGGCCGGAGCCAATGCCTATCTTGTACAACAGGCCAACGCTAGCATCAGTCCACTGGCGGGCAAATCGGTTGTCAGCACTGAAAATAGCAACGAGCTATTGGTGCTAGAAGGCAATTATCCCACCGTGTTCGATCGGGAGGCAGCAAGTATTCAATTCGTCAACCATCCTGTGATCATTCGGGTCAGGGTTGGTGAGGGGTCAGGCCAGGGCAAAGCATGGGGCTGTGACCTTAGCTATGACTATGTCAAGATCAACGCAGAATACACCACTTGA